The DNA region AAGGAGATCGATTAGAGGATTGGGAAACCCACTGGCTTCATGGGACAACATTAGTGATCGAGGGCTGGGAAAAATGGATTGCGGATGAGCTTACCACTAGTGAAAACAATGACGACATTCGAAGCGTATATAAAGTTCTATTTCAAACACTGCTCGAAGAGGAGCAAAGAAGAAAAAGTAAAATTGTTTTAATTATTTTAGAAATGGGGAAGGGAATTGTCCCGCTTCAAAAGAAGGATAGAAGGCTTAGAGATATTGCAGGTTGGATTGCCCAGGATGCAGCACAGCTTTCAGATCAAGTAGTCTATGTCTGGAATGGATTATCGAGGAGTCTGAAATAATTATTTATTTAGACGGCAAAATAGGGAGGTTTTATAGATGAAATTAATTTCCATTTGTCCAAGTAATACGGAATTAGTCGCTTACTTAGGTTTAACCTCTTCGCTAAAAGGTGTGGATGACTTCTCCGATTGGCCAGAGGCTATTCAGAGATTACCAAGGCTCGGTCCGGATTTGAATATTGATATGGACAAAGTTGAACAGCTGCAGCCTGACTTAGTGTTAGCCTCTCTTTCTGTACCTGGAATGGAGCGAAATATCGAAGAGCTGAAGAAGAGAAATATACCCTATATCATCGTCCCAAATCCAAAGACATTAACAGAGGTTGGAGAGAGCCTTTTGGTTGTCGGAGAAGCGACGAATACCAATGAGAGAGCAAAACTTGTATACGAGAAATACAATCAACTACTTGAAACCTACCAATCATTGTCCAAGCAAGTAGAAAAGCCGAAAACGATTTATTGGGAATGGTGGGCAAAACCAATTTTTACACCAGGTGCTACCAATTGGTTAACAGAAATTAGTGAGCTTGCAGGAGGGAAGAATGTTTTCCAAGATAAGGCTCAAGCCAGTGTCCAAACAGATTGGGAGGAAGTTAAAAAAAGAAATCCTGATGTTATGTGTATTATATGGGTTGGTGTACAAACGGAAAAAGTTAATCCAAAAGTCATCCTAAAACGTCCAGATTCTATGCAAATGGAGGCCATTAAAAATAATCAGTTGTATATATTAGAGGAAGAATTATTTTGTAGACCATCACCTAGACTATTACTTGGTTTAAACAAGATAGCAAGTATCCTTCACCCCGCTATCTTTCCGCCGATTATTAAAAATCATGATCCTCTACTGGGAGAAGGCGGTTAAATGGAAAGTGCAGTTCCGGTGCCAAGTCTTTTGTTTGGGTAATTACTACCAATGCATTGAACAATATAGTAGAATAAATTGTGGGAATTGGGGTTATCCTCAGTAAACAAAAGTTATAGCACACCGGGGTAAGTGCCCCGATTTTTCAGGAGGTATGATGGGAAATATGTTAGTAAGCAAAAAAGCATTTCAATTCATTTTTGTAGCTTTATTAGCAGTATTGATGTTGGCTGGCTGTGGCACAGACGCAGAAAAGGAACAGTCAACGGACAAAAAATCAGGGAATTCGGATGAAAAGCCAGCTGTGAATTCAGATTACCCGTCGAAGGTTGAAGAAAATCCAACCGTCACGATTACAATGGATAATGATGAAGAAATCAAAATCGAATTATATCCTGAGATTGCACCCAATACTGTTGCTAACTTTGTATCGTTAATTGAAAAAGGTTTTTATGATGGGTTAATTTTCCACCGAGTGATTCCTGAGTTTATGATTCAAGGTGGTGACCCAGCAGGAAACGGAACGGGTGGACCAGATTATTCTATTCCAGGTGAATTTTCAGCCAATGGGTTTGATAATACCTTAAAACACGAGCGTGGAGTTCTCTCCATGGCACGATCCCAAGATCCGAATTCTGCTGGCTCCCAATTTTTTATCATGCACAAAGACTCAACGCATCTTGATGGAGAATATGCTGCTTTTGGTAAAGTAGTTGAGGGATTGGAAGTCGTTGATGCTATCGTTGCTACTGAACGTGGTGCTCAAGATTTGC from Neobacillus sp. FSL H8-0543 includes:
- a CDS encoding cobalamin-binding protein codes for the protein MKLISICPSNTELVAYLGLTSSLKGVDDFSDWPEAIQRLPRLGPDLNIDMDKVEQLQPDLVLASLSVPGMERNIEELKKRNIPYIIVPNPKTLTEVGESLLVVGEATNTNERAKLVYEKYNQLLETYQSLSKQVEKPKTIYWEWWAKPIFTPGATNWLTEISELAGGKNVFQDKAQASVQTDWEEVKKRNPDVMCIIWVGVQTEKVNPKVILKRPDSMQMEAIKNNQLYILEEELFCRPSPRLLLGLNKIASILHPAIFPPIIKNHDPLLGEGG
- a CDS encoding bifunctional adenosylcobinamide kinase/adenosylcobinamide-phosphate guanylyltransferase codes for the protein MQLVIGGAFSGKRKIVKETNVLCSWVSAYQGDRLEDWETHWLHGTTLVIEGWEKWIADELTTSENNDDIRSVYKVLFQTLLEEEQRRKSKIVLIILEMGKGIVPLQKKDRRLRDIAGWIAQDAAQLSDQVVYVWNGLSRSLK
- a CDS encoding peptidylprolyl isomerase gives rise to the protein MLVSKKAFQFIFVALLAVLMLAGCGTDAEKEQSTDKKSGNSDEKPAVNSDYPSKVEENPTVTITMDNDEEIKIELYPEIAPNTVANFVSLIEKGFYDGLIFHRVIPEFMIQGGDPAGNGTGGPDYSIPGEFSANGFDNTLKHERGVLSMARSQDPNSAGSQFFIMHKDSTHLDGEYAAFGKVVEGLEVVDAIVATERGAQDLPVEEQKMKTVKVDTKGFDYPEPVKQ